In one window of Mercurialis annua linkage group LG4, ddMerAnnu1.2, whole genome shotgun sequence DNA:
- the LOC126679061 gene encoding zinc-finger homeodomain protein 9, with the protein MDLTPTTASTTNNTTTTNNTNTPSTKSPDQETETPTRIQPPKPLSFSNGVLKRHHHHHHHLSAPPPVVIIYKECLKNHAATIGGHALDGCGEFMPSPTATHTDPTSLKCAACGCHRNFHRREPEDNPPPPLLLSNTTTTIEYQPHHRHHPPPPPPPQAVAPPPYNRSPNSASPPPISSSYPSAPHMLLALSGGVSAGGNDNSGMTLAGGSSARKRFRTKFSQTQKEKMHEFADRVGWKMQKRDEDLVHEFCNEIGIDRGVLKVWMHNNKNTFAKKDSNGNGINLDNNVNHHHHHHHQHHHQEPHQIFGNHDNLNAAHVGTNGSSSSS; encoded by the coding sequence ATGGATTTAACCCCAACAACAGCTTCTACAACTAATAacaccaccaccaccaacaACACTAATACTCCGTCTACAAAATCACCTGACCAAGAAACTGAAACTCCGACCCGGATCCAACCGCCGAAGCCTCTGTCCTTCTCAAACGGTGTCCTCAAgcgccaccaccaccaccaccaccatctTTCTGCTCCGCCTCCGGTTGTCATAATCTACAAAGAATGTCTCAAGAATCACGCTGCTACTATAGGCGGTCACGCTCTCGATGGCTGCGGAGAATTTATGCCGTCTCCTACAGCTACTCACACTGACCCAACTTCTTTAAAATGCGCTGCTTGTGGCTGCCACCGTAATTTCCACCGCCGTGAGCCGGAAGAtaatcctcctcctcctctacTTCTTAGCAACACAACCACCACAATTGAGTACCAGCCACACCACAGGCATCACccgccaccacctcctccaccACAAGCAGTCGCTCCTCCGCCTTATAACCGAAGCCCCAACTCAGCTTCTCCGCCACCGATCTCGTCCTCCTACCCATCTGCACCTCACATGCTGTTAGCACTTTCCGGAGGCGTATCCGCCGGTGGAAATGACAATTCAGGCATGACTTTAGCCGGTGGCTCCTCCGCGAGGAAGAGATTCAGAACGAAGTTCAGCCAGACCCAGAAAGAAAAAATGCACGAGTTCGCGGATCGAGTCGGGTGGAAGATGCAGAAAAGAGACGAGGATTTGGTTCATGAATTCTGTAACGAAATTGGGATTGATAGAggcgttttgaaagtttggatgCATAATAACAAGAACACGTTCGCTAAAAAAGATTCAAACGGGAACGGGATTAATCTTGATAACAATGTGAATCACCATCATCACCACCATCATCAACATCATCATCAAGAACCACATCAAATCTTCGGAAATCACGATAATCTTAACGCTGCTCATGTCGGTACTAATGggtcttcttcatcttcttga